The following are encoded in a window of Lactobacillus intestinalis genomic DNA:
- the purB gene encoding adenylosuccinate lyase yields MLERYTRPEMGKIWSLENKYAAWLKVEIAATNAWVELGEVPEADAKKIAENASFTVERVSELEAITHHDVVAFTRTVSESLGEEKKWVHFGLTSTDVVDTAQGYILKQANEIILKDLEALKETIAEKAKKYKYTVEMGRTHGVQAEPTTFGLKLARWYAEINRDIERFKVAAKDVESGKISGAVGTFANVPPAVETSVLKQLGLTQQPITSQVLPRDLHAYYIATIALIATSIENWATEIRGLQRSEIHEVEEHFRAGQKGSSAMPHKHNPIGSENLCGMARVMRGFMVPAYEDVALWHERDISHSSAERVILPDATIGIDYMLNRFNRILTNLDVFPETMLKNMDRTYGLIYSQRLLLKLIDEAGLSREKAYDMVQKLANKSWQEQTSFRKLVEDSEIMNYLSEEDLNDAFDYHYHLRHVDEIFEKLGLE; encoded by the coding sequence ATGCTTGAACGTTATACTCGCCCAGAAATGGGCAAAATTTGGTCCTTAGAAAATAAATATGCTGCTTGGTTGAAGGTGGAAATTGCCGCAACTAATGCTTGGGTAGAACTTGGTGAAGTACCAGAAGCAGATGCTAAGAAAATTGCTGAGAATGCTTCTTTTACAGTTGAACGTGTTTCAGAACTTGAAGCAATTACTCATCATGATGTGGTTGCTTTTACTAGAACCGTTTCTGAAAGTTTAGGTGAAGAAAAGAAGTGGGTTCACTTCGGTTTAACTTCAACTGATGTTGTTGATACTGCACAAGGCTATATTTTAAAGCAAGCTAATGAGATCATTTTGAAAGATTTAGAAGCTTTAAAAGAAACTATTGCTGAAAAAGCTAAGAAGTACAAATACACTGTTGAAATGGGGAGAACTCACGGAGTTCAAGCAGAACCAACCACTTTTGGTTTGAAGCTTGCTCGCTGGTATGCCGAGATTAACCGTGACATTGAACGCTTTAAAGTAGCAGCTAAAGATGTAGAATCTGGCAAGATTTCTGGTGCTGTTGGGACCTTTGCTAATGTGCCACCAGCAGTTGAAACTAGCGTTTTAAAGCAATTAGGCTTAACTCAACAACCAATTACTAGCCAAGTTTTGCCAAGAGATTTACATGCTTACTACATTGCTACTATTGCATTAATTGCAACAAGTATTGAGAACTGGGCTACTGAAATTCGTGGTTTACAAAGAAGTGAAATTCACGAAGTAGAAGAACATTTTAGAGCTGGTCAAAAGGGCTCTTCTGCAATGCCTCACAAGCATAATCCAATTGGTTCAGAGAATCTATGTGGTATGGCGAGAGTCATGCGTGGTTTTATGGTTCCAGCCTATGAAGATGTGGCTTTATGGCATGAAAGAGATATTTCTCATTCAAGCGCGGAACGTGTAATTTTGCCAGATGCAACTATCGGAATTGACTATATGCTTAATCGCTTTAACCGTATTTTGACTAATTTAGATGTTTTCCCAGAAACCATGCTCAAGAATATGGACCGCACTTACGGTTTGATCTATTCACAACGTTTATTGTTGAAATTGATTGATGAAGCTGGCCTTTCTCGTGAAAAAGCATATGATATGGTGCAAAAGCTTGCTAATAAGTCATGGCAAGAACAAACTTCATTTAGAAAATTGGTTGAAGATAGTGAGATTATGAATTATCTTTCAGAAGAAGATCTTAATGATGCCTTTGATTATCACTATCACTTACGCCACGTTGATGAGATTTTTGAAAAACTCGGATTAGAATAG
- a CDS encoding adenylosuccinate synthase: MTAVAVVGSQWGDEGKGKITDFLSKEASMAVRSNGGNNAGHTIDIDGKTFKMRLIPSGIFAAKEGAVIGNGVVINPEVMFGELDNLEKEGIDTSKLKISNRAHIIMPYHILQDEYQEEAKGDKKIGTTKNGIGPCYMDKASRVGIRVCDLLERDTFEEKLRANLAEKNALFTKVYGKPALKFEDIFEKYLEYGQKMKKYVTDTSVLVNDALDKDEKVLFEGAQGVMLDIDEGTYPYVTSSNTISGGICSGIGMGANRLKTVIGVCKAYTTRVGEGPFPTELLDEVGDRIRETAHEYGTVTGRPRRVGWFDSVALRHAKRVAGINGLSLNLLDVFSGFDKIKIATAYELDGEKIDYYPASLKELYRCKPVYEELPAWEEDITQVKKWEDLPENAKKFLNRVSELVGAPLVTVSVGPDREQTIVLKNPWEM; encoded by the coding sequence ATGACAGCAGTTGCAGTTGTAGGTAGCCAATGGGGCGATGAAGGTAAAGGAAAGATTACTGACTTTTTAAGTAAAGAAGCTTCAATGGCAGTACGTTCTAATGGTGGAAATAATGCAGGCCACACTATTGATATTGATGGTAAAACTTTTAAAATGCGTCTTATTCCATCCGGAATTTTTGCTGCTAAAGAAGGTGCAGTAATCGGTAACGGAGTTGTAATTAATCCGGAAGTTATGTTTGGTGAACTTGATAACTTGGAAAAAGAAGGAATCGACACCAGCAAGCTTAAGATTTCTAACCGTGCCCATATTATTATGCCTTACCATATCCTACAAGATGAATATCAAGAAGAAGCAAAGGGTGACAAGAAGATCGGTACTACCAAGAATGGTATTGGTCCTTGTTACATGGATAAGGCTTCTAGAGTTGGTATCAGAGTTTGTGATTTGCTTGAAAGAGATACTTTTGAAGAAAAATTACGCGCAAATTTAGCTGAAAAGAATGCTTTATTTACTAAGGTTTATGGTAAACCTGCTTTGAAGTTTGAAGACATCTTTGAAAAGTACTTAGAATATGGTCAAAAGATGAAGAAGTACGTTACTGATACCTCTGTTCTTGTTAATGATGCTTTAGACAAAGATGAAAAGGTTCTTTTTGAAGGTGCGCAAGGTGTAATGCTCGATATCGACGAAGGTACCTACCCATACGTAACTTCATCTAATACTATTTCCGGTGGTATTTGCTCCGGAATCGGAATGGGTGCTAACCGTTTAAAGACTGTTATCGGTGTATGTAAGGCTTATACTACTCGTGTTGGTGAAGGCCCATTCCCAACTGAACTTCTTGATGAAGTAGGTGACAGAATTCGTGAAACTGCTCATGAATACGGTACTGTTACTGGTCGTCCACGCCGTGTTGGTTGGTTTGACTCAGTTGCTCTTCGTCACGCTAAGCGTGTTGCCGGTATTAATGGCTTAAGCTTGAATTTGCTTGATGTGTTCTCAGGCTTTGACAAGATCAAGATTGCCACTGCTTATGAACTTGATGGTGAAAAGATTGACTACTACCCAGCAAGTTTGAAGGAATTGTACAGATGTAAGCCAGTTTATGAAGAACTTCCTGCATGGGAAGAAGATATTACCCAAGTGAAGAAGTGGGAAGATCTTCCAGAAAATGCTAAGAAGTTCTTGAATCGTGTTTCAGAATTAGTTGGCGCTCCACTTGTCACTGTTTCAGTGGGTCCTGACCGTGAACAAACTATTGTATTGAAGAATCCATGGGAAATGTAA
- a CDS encoding GMP reductase, whose protein sequence is MSNYFSMEAFDYDDIQLVPNKGIIKSRKEADTSVKFGNRTFKIPVVPANMESVIDENLAVWLAENGYYYVMHRFEPETRIDFIKRMHEKGLFASISVGIKDDEYKFIDQLAKENVIPEYITIDVAHGHSIFVIKMIRYIKEKLPDSFLTAGNIATPEAVRELENAGADATKVGVGPGKACITKLKTGFGTSGWQLAALRMCSKAASKPMIADGGIRHNGDIAKSVRFGATMVMIGSMLAGHEESPGNIIKIDGKTYKQYWGSASEVQKGAYRNVEGKQMLVPYRGFIKDTLHEMQEDLQSSISYAGGKDLNAIKLVDYVIVKNTIMDGDY, encoded by the coding sequence GTGAGTAACTATTTTAGCATGGAAGCCTTTGACTATGATGACATTCAACTAGTTCCTAATAAAGGAATTATCAAAAGTAGAAAAGAAGCAGATACTAGTGTTAAATTTGGAAACCGAACATTCAAGATTCCAGTAGTACCTGCAAATATGGAGAGCGTTATTGATGAAAATCTAGCAGTCTGGCTAGCTGAGAACGGCTATTATTATGTAATGCATCGTTTTGAGCCAGAAACTAGAATTGACTTTATTAAACGGATGCATGAAAAAGGATTATTTGCTTCAATCTCCGTTGGGATTAAAGATGACGAATACAAATTTATTGATCAACTTGCAAAAGAAAATGTTATTCCTGAATACATTACTATCGATGTTGCTCATGGCCATTCAATTTTTGTCATTAAAATGATTCGCTACATTAAGGAGAAGTTGCCTGATTCATTTTTAACTGCAGGAAATATTGCCACTCCTGAAGCAGTTCGTGAACTAGAAAATGCAGGTGCTGACGCTACTAAAGTTGGAGTAGGTCCTGGTAAAGCTTGCATCACAAAGCTTAAAACTGGATTTGGCACTAGCGGCTGGCAATTAGCAGCACTTAGAATGTGTTCTAAAGCTGCTAGCAAACCAATGATCGCGGATGGAGGAATTCGTCATAACGGTGATATTGCTAAATCTGTCCGCTTTGGTGCAACAATGGTAATGATCGGCTCAATGCTAGCTGGTCATGAAGAATCCCCAGGAAATATTATTAAAATTGATGGCAAAACTTATAAACAATACTGGGGATCTGCTTCTGAAGTCCAAAAAGGCGCCTATCGCAACGTTGAAGGTAAGCAAATGCTTGTGCCATATCGTGGCTTTATCAAAGATACTCTTCATGAAATGCAAGAAGACCTTCAATCCTCTATTTCTTACGCTGGTGGCAAAGATTTAAATGCGATTAAGCTAGTGGATTATGTGATTGTGAAAAATACTATTATGGATGGCGATTATTAA
- the asnA gene encoding aspartate--ammonia ligase, translated as MELILPKDYHPTLTVRDTEAAIVYIRETFQDLLSNNLNLQRMSAPMFVGKDTGLNDNLNGVERPVRFDMKAMPEEPIEIVHSLAKWKRMALKKYGFGMHEGLYTNMNAIRRDEDLDNFHSIYVDQWDWEKIISKEERTEETLKATVETIFKTIKQIEKAVAKRYPGSVYHLADEIYFVTTQELEDRWPELTPEEREDKITKEKKAVFLMKIGDKLKRSGEPHDGRAPDYDDWQLNGDIMFWYEPLQRKIEISSMGIRVSEESLREQLKKAHCEERAELPFHKMLLEGKLPYTIGGGIGQSRLCMMLMKKAHIGEVQASTWPREMIEACEEDNIELL; from the coding sequence ATGGAATTAATTTTACCTAAGGATTATCACCCAACTTTAACTGTAAGAGACACTGAAGCTGCAATTGTTTATATTCGTGAAACTTTCCAAGATCTCTTATCTAACAACTTAAACTTACAACGTATGTCTGCGCCAATGTTTGTTGGAAAAGATACTGGTTTAAACGACAATTTGAACGGAGTTGAACGACCAGTGAGGTTTGATATGAAGGCAATGCCAGAAGAGCCGATAGAAATTGTGCACTCACTGGCTAAGTGGAAGCGGATGGCACTTAAGAAATATGGTTTTGGGATGCATGAAGGTCTTTACACCAACATGAACGCCATTCGCCGCGACGAAGATTTAGACAACTTCCACTCCATTTATGTTGATCAATGGGATTGGGAAAAGATTATTTCCAAAGAAGAACGTACCGAAGAAACTTTAAAGGCTACTGTTGAAACAATTTTCAAAACTATTAAGCAAATTGAAAAAGCAGTCGCTAAACGTTATCCAGGATCTGTTTACCATTTAGCTGATGAGATTTACTTTGTTACTACCCAAGAATTGGAAGATCGCTGGCCTGAACTTACCCCAGAAGAACGTGAAGATAAGATTACCAAAGAGAAAAAGGCAGTCTTCTTAATGAAGATTGGTGATAAATTAAAGCGTAGTGGCGAGCCTCACGATGGTCGTGCACCCGACTATGATGACTGGCAATTAAATGGTGATATCATGTTCTGGTATGAACCTCTTCAACGAAAAATCGAAATTTCTAGTATGGGTATTCGTGTTAGCGAGGAAAGCTTACGTGAACAATTAAAGAAGGCCCACTGTGAAGAGCGTGCCGAATTACCATTCCACAAGATGCTTTTAGAAGGAAAACTTCCTTACACCATTGGCGGCGGAATCGGTCAATCTCGTTTATGTATGATGCTCATGAAGAAAGCTCATATCGGCGAAGTACAAGCAAGCACTTGGCCACGAGAAATGATCGAAGCTTGTGAAGAAGACAATATTGAATTACTTTAA
- a CDS encoding DUF4097 family beta strand repeat-containing protein: MEKMKRRYLLVLVALVMVLIAGCTIQKSEKKADNISKILTNEAFNNVLLNTSDSDVIIQTGKNYQVKYHGSKKIEPSVEIKNGQLFVKQQGNVSSRNNFSEIVIIIPKAVKLTQLEIKAEEGDITATGINMNLGQLKSEEGDITLRDAKMTSGELSSEEGDITLKNSKIDKNLHASSSEGDVAVSETKFTGYNLSTEEGSIAVNGNRYASSSYKKHTASKNVLTVKSQEGDITVK; this comes from the coding sequence ATGGAAAAAATGAAGAGAAGGTATTTATTAGTTCTGGTGGCGCTCGTGATGGTTTTAATTGCGGGATGCACTATACAGAAGAGTGAGAAAAAGGCGGATAATATTAGCAAGATTTTGACTAATGAAGCATTTAATAATGTGCTTCTTAATACCAGCGATAGTGATGTAATTATTCAAACTGGTAAAAATTATCAAGTTAAATATCATGGCAGTAAAAAGATTGAGCCTAGTGTAGAAATTAAGAATGGACAGCTTTTTGTCAAGCAACAGGGCAATGTCAGTTCTAGGAATAATTTTTCTGAAATAGTGATTATTATTCCTAAAGCTGTTAAATTGACTCAGCTGGAGATCAAAGCTGAAGAAGGCGACATTACTGCGACTGGAATAAACATGAACTTAGGCCAATTAAAGTCCGAAGAAGGGGATATTACCTTGCGGGATGCCAAGATGACCTCGGGTGAATTAAGTTCTGAAGAAGGCGACATTACGTTGAAGAATAGCAAGATTGATAAAAACTTGCATGCAAGTTCCAGTGAAGGGGATGTAGCCGTTTCGGAGACTAAGTTTACCGGATATAACTTGTCAACAGAAGAGGGTAGTATTGCCGTTAATGGCAATCGCTACGCAAGTTCTAGTTATAAGAAGCACACTGCTAGCAAGAATGTTTTAACTGTAAAGTCTCAAGAAGGCGATATTACAGTTAAGTAG
- a CDS encoding APC family permease, with product MSEKENDKLGFWSIVLLAINAIIGSGIFLTPASVVQQAGSRALLVYFIAAIFAAVLAISFAAAAKYVTKSGAAYAYAKAAFGDKIGFYMGIVRYFSASVAWGVMAVGVVRSTISIFGGNSEDFLTVTVGFIILMSIITVINLFGQKVVKYVMNLATIGKLAALVLIIVAGVILLIATGASSNMSEVDTITQNGHRIVPTLTMTTFVMAIVSAFYAFTGFESVASGSEDMKDPQKNLPRAIPLAIFVIAVIYIGVVAVAMILNPKALMTTQQVVAIAAIFKNEILRDIILVGALVSMFGINVASSFNAPRILEAMARENQLSKSLTKRTKNNFPIRTFFISVLLAILIPMAFQYSMFNLITLSAMVRFLGFIIVPLAVIRFYQGKSKEEILDADKNVWTDVVIPVLSVIIVIFLLVEYNWKAQFGVVVNGKTVVNWYAVAMMVFGFVILPLFMSFVSRYERKNEK from the coding sequence ATGAGTGAAAAAGAAAATGATAAACTAGGCTTTTGGTCCATAGTGTTGTTGGCGATTAACGCGATTATTGGTTCAGGAATTTTCTTGACGCCAGCTAGCGTAGTTCAACAAGCTGGTTCAAGGGCACTCTTGGTATATTTTATTGCAGCTATCTTTGCGGCGGTATTAGCCATTTCTTTTGCCGCAGCTGCTAAATATGTCACCAAATCCGGTGCGGCTTATGCTTATGCCAAGGCTGCTTTTGGTGATAAAATTGGCTTTTATATGGGAATTGTGCGTTACTTTTCAGCAAGTGTTGCCTGGGGAGTAATGGCCGTTGGGGTTGTGAGATCTACAATTTCAATTTTTGGTGGTAATTCAGAAGACTTTTTAACTGTAACAGTCGGTTTTATCATTCTGATGTCAATTATCACTGTGATCAATTTATTTGGGCAAAAAGTTGTTAAATACGTAATGAACTTGGCCACAATTGGTAAGTTAGCTGCCTTGGTATTGATCATTGTAGCTGGAGTGATTTTGTTGATTGCGACGGGTGCCTCAAGTAATATGAGCGAAGTTGATACAATCACTCAAAATGGCCACCGCATTGTTCCAACTTTGACCATGACAACTTTTGTAATGGCAATTGTGTCAGCCTTTTATGCTTTTACTGGCTTTGAATCAGTTGCTTCTGGGTCAGAAGATATGAAAGATCCACAGAAGAATTTGCCGCGTGCGATTCCTCTAGCAATTTTTGTAATTGCTGTCATCTATATTGGCGTTGTTGCCGTTGCGATGATTTTGAATCCTAAGGCTTTGATGACAACTCAACAAGTTGTTGCGATTGCTGCAATTTTCAAAAATGAAATCTTAAGAGATATTATTTTGGTGGGCGCCTTGGTTTCCATGTTTGGGATCAATGTTGCCTCTAGCTTCAATGCACCAAGAATTTTGGAAGCAATGGCTCGCGAAAACCAATTGTCTAAATCATTAACTAAGAGAACTAAGAATAATTTCCCAATTCGGACATTCTTTATCTCGGTTTTATTGGCGATTTTAATTCCAATGGCCTTCCAATACAGCATGTTTAACTTGATCACGTTGAGCGCGATGGTTAGATTTTTAGGATTTATCATTGTGCCTTTGGCTGTAATTCGTTTTTATCAAGGAAAAAGCAAAGAAGAAATCCTTGATGCAGATAAAAACGTTTGGACCGACGTGGTAATTCCTGTTTTGTCAGTGATTATCGTAATCTTCTTACTCGTTGAATATAACTGGAAAGCTCAATTTGGTGTGGTAGTTAATGGCAAGACAGTCGTTAACTGGTATGCCGTTGCAATGATGGTCTTTGGCTTTGTAATTTTACCATTGTTCATGTCATTTGTTTCTAGATATGAAAGAAAAAATGAAAAATAG
- a CDS encoding gamma-glutamyl-gamma-aminobutyrate hydrolase family protein has product MTKPLIGVSGSVIIDDGGIFPGYHRSYVNEDYIDSVVKNGGVPFIIPFTEDDGVIKQQLDNVQGLILSGGHDVDPHLYGEEPEQKLGKTWPARDRFDMRLLKLAEEKGIPVLGICRGAQIINVYHGGTLYQDLSYRPEHTLKHMQGHDPSLATHGMQVEEDSKLASILGKTNFMVNSFHHQLINRVAPDLRGVAVAPDGVVEGIENSAGTVVGVQWHPEMMHNNPEYKFINNLFKWVVDNAK; this is encoded by the coding sequence ATGACAAAACCACTTATTGGAGTTTCCGGTTCTGTGATCATCGATGATGGTGGAATCTTTCCAGGTTATCATCGTAGTTATGTGAATGAAGATTATATTGATTCAGTAGTTAAAAATGGCGGTGTGCCATTCATTATTCCATTTACTGAGGATGATGGTGTAATCAAGCAGCAATTAGATAATGTACAAGGATTAATTTTATCTGGGGGTCACGATGTAGATCCTCATCTTTACGGTGAAGAGCCTGAACAAAAATTGGGTAAAACTTGGCCTGCTCGTGATCGTTTTGATATGCGATTACTTAAATTAGCTGAAGAAAAGGGAATTCCTGTGTTAGGAATTTGTCGTGGAGCTCAAATTATTAATGTTTATCATGGTGGAACCCTTTATCAAGATCTATCTTATCGTCCAGAGCATACCTTGAAACATATGCAAGGGCACGATCCAAGTTTGGCAACTCATGGGATGCAAGTTGAGGAAGACAGTAAATTAGCCTCTATTCTGGGTAAGACTAACTTCATGGTAAACTCTTTCCACCATCAGTTGATTAATCGTGTAGCGCCTGATTTACGCGGGGTAGCCGTGGCTCCTGATGGCGTGGTAGAAGGAATTGAGAATTCAGCCGGTACAGTGGTGGGGGTTCAATGGCACCCAGAAATGATGCATAATAACCCAGAATATAAATTTATTAACAATTTATTCAAGTGGGTTGTCGATAACGCAAAATAG
- a CDS encoding amino acid permease, translated as MSKKKAPELKRSMTAGQMEMISLGGAIGVGLFMGSASTIKWTGPSVLLAYMFVGLILYIVMRALGEMLYVDPGTGSFADYASEHVHPIAGYLAEWANVFQYIVVGISEVVATTEYLRFWWKGTSDWIAGIIIIVFLLLANLASAKAYATLEFWFAMIKVVTIILMIILGFMVILFGFGNGGHPIGFSNLWSHGGFFTGGVKGFLFSMAIIVGSYQGIELIGISAGEVANPQKAIVKSVKSVLWRILIFYVGAIFVIVTIYPWDQVASIGSPFVNTFAKVGITAAASVINFVVLTAALSGANSGIYSSSRMLYKMAHEGEAPKTFGYVSKHIVPSHAIWGITGGIFIGFMINVLIQFFNKSLANIFVVVYSSSVLPGMVAWFVILLAELRFRKKNPHLMKNHPFKLPLYPYSNYFALLMLTIIVIFMFINPDTRISVTVGALFLIAAAVIYVIRHKKQK; from the coding sequence ATGAGTAAGAAGAAGGCGCCCGAGTTAAAACGATCGATGACTGCTGGGCAAATGGAAATGATCTCCCTTGGGGGAGCGATTGGTGTTGGACTGTTTATGGGATCGGCTTCCACAATTAAATGGACTGGTCCATCAGTACTATTAGCTTACATGTTTGTAGGGCTAATTTTATATATCGTTATGCGAGCTTTAGGAGAAATGTTGTATGTGGATCCAGGAACAGGTTCATTTGCGGATTATGCTTCTGAACATGTCCATCCCATTGCAGGGTATTTGGCTGAATGGGCCAACGTTTTTCAATATATCGTAGTTGGTATTTCAGAAGTTGTGGCTACAACCGAATATTTACGTTTTTGGTGGAAGGGAACTTCCGATTGGATTGCTGGAATTATCATTATCGTCTTTTTGCTTTTGGCTAATTTAGCTAGTGCTAAGGCTTATGCAACTTTGGAATTCTGGTTTGCGATGATCAAAGTTGTAACGATTATTTTAATGATTATTTTGGGCTTCATGGTTATTTTGTTTGGGTTTGGTAATGGTGGCCATCCAATTGGATTTTCTAACTTGTGGAGCCATGGTGGTTTCTTCACAGGAGGAGTTAAAGGGTTCCTCTTCTCGATGGCCATTATTGTAGGTTCCTATCAGGGAATTGAGTTAATTGGTATTTCTGCAGGAGAAGTTGCTAATCCTCAAAAAGCCATTGTTAAAAGCGTAAAATCTGTTTTATGGCGTATTTTGATTTTCTATGTGGGAGCAATTTTTGTAATTGTTACAATTTATCCATGGGATCAAGTTGCAAGCATTGGTTCTCCATTTGTAAATACTTTTGCAAAAGTAGGAATTACTGCAGCCGCATCTGTAATTAACTTTGTTGTATTGACTGCTGCACTTTCTGGAGCAAACTCTGGGATTTATTCTTCAAGTAGAATGTTATATAAGATGGCTCATGAAGGTGAAGCACCAAAGACTTTCGGATATGTTTCAAAGCATATCGTTCCAAGCCATGCTATTTGGGGAATTACTGGCGGAATTTTCATTGGTTTTATGATCAATGTTTTGATTCAATTCTTTAATAAATCACTCGCTAATATCTTTGTTGTAGTATATAGTTCATCCGTTTTACCAGGGATGGTAGCGTGGTTCGTGATCTTACTTGCAGAACTTCGTTTTAGAAAGAAGAATCCACACTTAATGAAGAATCATCCATTTAAGTTACCACTCTATCCATATTCAAATTATTTTGCATTATTGATGTTAACTATCATTGTGATTTTCATGTTTATCAATCCGGATACTCGAATTTCAGTAACTGTTGGAGCTTTATTCTTAATTGCGGCCGCAGTAATTTATGTTATCCGTCACAAAAAACAAAAATAA
- a CDS encoding amino acid permease: MIAIGGAIGTGLFLGSGSAIRSAGPSIILSYLIVGIITFFMMRALGELILADTKKHSFLDAVKEYLGDRVEFVAGWTYWACWLSLAMADLTATGIYLKYWFPSMPQWVGPLVIVVLLMLVNMVNVGLFGELESWFSMIKVLAIVALILTGAVLLLLGTKVEGRPVSLLNLVNHGGFFPTGVWGFFMSFQMVVFAFVGVEIVGLTAGETADPEKDIPKAINTLPVRIGLFYVGSMLAIMSVYPWDQIKTSSSPFVQVFGAIGITGAAGILNFVVLTAAMSATNSAIFSTSRSLYSLARGGNAPKRLGELSNKAVPNNALTTSSLILFVIVILNYLMPAKIFDIVSTVSTINFVVVWIIIMWAHIKYRQKNKDNLGSFRMPGYPITSWITIVFYFAVLVILFFIPSTRLPLILSAVFIAILWGIYGFVEKHKA, from the coding sequence ATGATTGCGATTGGAGGTGCCATCGGTACAGGACTGTTTTTGGGTTCTGGTTCGGCTATTCGCAGTGCTGGTCCTTCCATTATATTGTCTTATTTAATCGTCGGGATCATCACATTTTTCATGATGAGAGCCTTGGGAGAATTAATTTTAGCGGATACAAAAAAACACTCATTTTTAGATGCTGTTAAGGAATACTTGGGCGATCGCGTAGAATTTGTTGCAGGATGGACTTACTGGGCATGTTGGCTCAGTTTGGCGATGGCTGACTTGACCGCCACAGGGATTTATTTAAAGTATTGGTTCCCATCAATGCCACAATGGGTCGGGCCATTGGTAATTGTTGTGTTATTGATGCTCGTTAATATGGTAAATGTAGGACTTTTTGGTGAACTTGAAAGTTGGTTCTCAATGATTAAAGTTCTTGCCATTGTAGCTTTAATTCTTACTGGGGCTGTACTTTTATTGCTAGGAACAAAAGTAGAAGGGCGCCCAGTGTCCCTGCTTAACTTAGTAAATCATGGGGGATTTTTCCCAACTGGAGTTTGGGGCTTCTTCATGTCCTTTCAAATGGTAGTTTTTGCCTTTGTTGGGGTAGAAATTGTGGGGCTTACAGCTGGTGAAACTGCTGATCCTGAAAAAGACATTCCAAAAGCTATCAATACTTTACCAGTGAGAATTGGACTTTTTTATGTAGGATCAATGCTTGCAATTATGTCTGTTTATCCATGGGATCAAATAAAAACGAGTTCTAGTCCATTCGTGCAAGTTTTCGGAGCAATTGGAATTACAGGAGCAGCGGGAATTTTAAACTTTGTCGTTTTAACTGCGGCAATGTCAGCTACTAATAGTGCGATTTTTTCAACTAGTCGTTCACTTTACTCACTAGCTCGTGGTGGAAATGCTCCCAAGAGACTTGGTGAACTAAGTAATAAGGCAGTTCCTAATAACGCTTTAACCACTTCATCACTAATTTTGTTTGTTATCGTTATTCTGAATTATTTGATGCCAGCTAAAATTTTTGACATTGTATCTACAGTTTCAACTATCAACTTTGTGGTGGTTTGGATAATTATTATGTGGGCACACATTAAATATCGTCAAAAGAATAAAGATAATCTTGGCAGTTTTAGAATGCCAGGGTATCCAATTACGAGCTGGATTACAATTGTCTTTTATTTTGCAGTGTTAGTAATTTTATTCTTTATTCCTTCTACAAGATTGCCACTTATTTTATCGGCTGTCTTTATTGCAATCTTATGGGGAATCTATGGTTTTGTAGAAAAGCATAAAGCTTAA